In a single window of the Vitis vinifera cultivar Pinot Noir 40024 chromosome 6, ASM3070453v1 genome:
- the LOC100248352 gene encoding triosephosphate isomerase, cytosolic: protein MGRKFFIGGNWKCNGTVEEVKKIVTVLNEAEVPSEDIVEVVVSPPFVFLPLVKSLLRSDFQVAAQNCWIRRGGAFTGEISAEMLVNLGIPWVILGHSERRSLLAESNEFVGDKVAYALSQGLKVIACVGETLEQRESGSTMAVVAAQTKAIAEKVSSWDNIVLAYEPVWAIGTGKVATPAQAQEVHCELRKWLHDNAGDEVAASTRIIYGGSVNGANCKELTTQLDVDGFLVGGASLKPEFIDIIKSATVKKSA, encoded by the exons ATGGGGAGAAAGTTTTTCATCGGCGGCAACTGGAAATGC AATGGAACAGTTGAGGAGGTGAAGAAGATTGTTACTGTTTTGAATGAGGCTGAAGTTCCGTCCGAAGACATTGTGG AGGTTGTGGTAAGTCCTCCATTTGTGTTTCTTCCTTTGGTAAAAAGTTTATTAAGGTCTGATTTCCAAGTTGCGGCACAAAACTGTTGGATTCGGAGAGGAGGTGCTTTCACTGGTGAGATCAG tgctgagATGCTTGTCAATTTGGGCATTCCTTGGGTTATTCTTGGTCATTCTGAAAGAAGAAGTCTTTTAGCTGAATCAAATGAG TTTGTTGGAGATAAAGTTGCATATGCACTTTCCCAAGGCTTGAAAGTGATTGCTTGTGTTGGGGAGACTCTTGAGCAGCGAGAATCGGGATCTACAATGGCTGTTGTTGCTGCACAAACTAAAGCGATTGCAG AAAAAGTGTCAAGCTGGGATAATATTGTTTTGGCTTATGAACCTGTTTGGGCCATTGGCACTGGAAAGGTTGCAACCCCTGCTCAGGCACAGGAA GTCCATTGTGAATTGAGGAAATGGCTTCATGATAATGCTGGAGATGAAGTTGCTGCATCAACTAGAATTATTTACGGAG GTTCTGTAAATGGAGCAAACTGCAAAGAATTGACAACGCAACTAGATGTGGATGGTTTTTTGGTTGGTGGAGCTTCCTTAAAG CCGGAGTTCATCGACATCATCAAGTCTGCCACTGTAAAGAAGAGTGCTTAA
- the LOC100243225 gene encoding uncharacterized protein LOC100243225 yields the protein MIGRSEIDYEVFLDCTPLHNYVPNDPILEAMQNQRKRLKSFEGKSSQVDEASVKQRFHAHQTPRENRDKVPAVASDQLLVAQPETKAGHKGRLHDERPSWLPPDWHVEKETRLQGKKAGYLDSFFVDPMGNRFRSKKKVLSFLQTEVLPRRTANKNPNPAMANGAGEGGRWKTPAGSSSRNLAMDEPRFCRLAPEGTLGPHTLDEIE from the exons ATGATTGGGCGAAGTGAAATAGACTATGAAGTTTTTCTTGACTGCACACCCCTTCACAATTATGTTCCCAACGACCCCATTCTAGAAGCTATGCAAAACCAAAGGAAAAGGCTCAAATCATTTGAAGGGAAGAGTAGCCAAGTTGATGAAGCATCTGTAAAGCAACGATTCCATGCACACCAAACCCCTAGGGAGAACAGGGACAAGGTTCCGGCGGTAGCTTCCGATCAACTTCTGGTCGCTCAGCCGGAAACTAAGGCGGGTCACAAGGGACGACTACATGATGAGCGGCCTTCTTGGTTGCCACCCGACTGGCATGTGGAGAAGGAAACTCGCTTGCAAGGCAAAAAAGCGGGATATCTTGATTCT TTCTTTGTAGATCCTATGGGAAATCGTTTCAGGTCAAAGAAGAAGGTGCTTAGTTTTTTACAAACAGAAGTCTTACCCAGGAGGACGGCAAACAAGAATCCAAATCCT GCTATGGCGAATGGTGCTGGTGAGGGAGGTAGATGGAAGACGCCTGCCGGCTCAAGCTCCAGGAACCTCGCCATGGATGAACCCAGATTTTGCCGACTTGCCCCAGAAGGTACACTGGGTCCCCACACATTGGATGAAATCGAATAG
- the LOC104879546 gene encoding pentatricopeptide repeat-containing protein At4g11690, which yields MAQTQQALILLPKMVKSPPLKALSLFTSSALQGFQHTHQSISFILHLLISSNLFSHSQSLLLKLISGQISSSSFTPSSLFHELTQPHLDSFPTHVLIHEAIINAHVRSQLPEQALFYFNQMIGRGLVPGSNTFNNLLILLIKSNFFEKAWRVFNETKGNVKLDVYSFGIMIKGCCEVGYLDKGFEVLGQMEEMGLSPNVVVYTTLIDGCCKNGDIERGKQLFYKMGELDVVANQYTYTVLINGFFKMGLKKDGIELYEKMKLTGIVPNVYTYNSMICRCCNDGKLNNAFELFDEMRERGVACNVVTYNTLIGGLCQERRVLEAERLMCRMKRDGLSPNLISYNTLIDGYCSIGNLDKASSLFNQMKSSGQSPSLATYNILIAGFSEAKNSAGVTDMVREMEARGLSPSKVTYTILMDALVRSDNIEKAFQIYSSMEKAGLVADIYIYGVLIHGLCVVGDMKEASKLFKSLDEMHLKPNDVIYNTMIYGYCKEGSSYRALRLLKEMGENGMVPNVASYNSTIQILCKDEKWTEAEVLLKDMIELGLKPSISIWNMISKARFDNVLLSSLIMTPEFGSLRMQR from the exons ATGGCGCAAACTCAACAAGCTCTCATTCTCCTTCCAAAAATGGTGAAAAGTCCCCCACTCAAAGCTCTCTCACTCTTCACTTCCTCAGCTCTCCAAGGCTTCCAGCACACTCACCAATCCATATCCTTTATTCTACACCTCCTCATCTCCTCCAACTTGTTTTCTCATTCCCAGTCTCTTCTTCTCAAACTCATCTCTGGTCAAATCTCTTCTTCATCTTTCACCCCCTCGTCGCTTTTCCATGAGTTAACCCAACCCCACTTGGATTCTTTTCCAACCCATGTTCTTATCCACGAAGCAATCATCAATGCCCATGTTCGATCCCAATTACCTGAACAAGCTCTCTTCTATTTCAATCAGATGATTGGTAGAGGTCTTGTACCCGGATCAAATACATTTAATAATCTTCTGATTCTGCTTATAAAgtctaatttttttgaaaaagcttGGCGGGTCTTTAATGAGACCAAGGGCAATGTTAAGTTGGATGTCTATAGTTTTGGAATAATGATTAAGGGTTGTTGTGAGGTTGGATATTTGGATAAGGGTTTTGAGGTTTTGGGTCAGATGGAGGAGATGGGTTTGTCCCCAAATGTTGTTGTTTACACTACTTTGATTGATGGGTGTTGTAAGAATGGTGATATTGAGCGGGGGAAGCAGTTGTTCTATAAAATGGGGGAGCTGGATGTAGTTGCTAATCAGTACACATACACTGTATTGATCAATGGGTTTTTCAAAATGGGCCTTAAGAAAGATGGGATTGAGCTGTATGAGAAGATGAAGCTTACTGGGATTGTTCCTAATGTATATACTTACAATTCCATGATTTGTAGATGCTGCAATGATGGCAAATTGAACAATGCTTTTGAACTGTTTGATGAAATGCGTGAAAGAGGGGTAGCATGTAACGTTGTGACGTATAACACCTTAATTGGTGGTCTTTGTCAAGAAAGGAGGGTTCTGGAGGCTGAAAGATTGATGTGTAGGATGAAGAGGGATGGCCTgagtcctaatttaatttcgtATAACACATTGATTGATGGGTATTGCAGTATTGGGAATTTGGACAAGGCTTCAAGCTTATTCAATCAAATGAAGTCAAGTGGTCAGTCTCCATCTTTAGCTACTTATAATATTCTAATTGCGGGTTTTTCTGAAGCCAAAAACTCAGCCGGAGTAACTGATATGGTTAGAGAAATGGAAGCAAGAGGCCTTTCCCCTTCTAAAGTCACATATACAATTCTAATGGACGCCCTTGTTCGATCAGATAACATAGAGAAAGCATTTCAGATATATTCCTCTATGGAGAAGGCTGGTTTGGTGGCAGATATTTACATCTATGGTGTGTTAATACATGGATTGTGTGTGGTAGGTGATATGAAGGAAGCATCAAAGCTGTTCAAGTCATTGGACGAGATGCATTTGAAGCCAAATGATGTGATATATAATACGATGATTTATGGGTATTGCAAAGAGGGTAGCTCCTATAGAGCCCTGAGATTGCTTAAAGAAATGGGTGAGAATGGGATGGTTCCAAATGTTGCTAGCTATAATTCAACCATACAAATTCTTTGCAAGGATGAGAAATGGACAGAAGCAGAAGTTCTACTTAAAGATATGATAGAGTTGGGTTTAAAGCCATCCATTTCTATCTGGAATATGATTTCTAAAGCCAGGTTTGATAAT GTGTTACTGAGCAGCTTAATTATGACTCCAGAATTTGGCTCATTGAGAATGCAAAGATGA
- the LOC100853337 gene encoding methyl-CpG-binding domain-containing protein 5 — protein MAISALGGNSHPTSNGSDPSEPGQVHGTLTSSLTDRLCRLIETNAEAQTVKGKREDNLKTASYAPQASEDNHKNLVDPPEDPLLKSSCFIETNVVRNGETLIGAETVDLQTASHASQSCGVGAPDGDSNWAGEVRPSLDNSASQSESQPRRGRKRASEATASMASVEREDWLPPGWIVEGRVRSSGASAGSRDKYFIEPITGRRFRSKKEVRYYLETGEVRKKPKKNPDNSPEKGTKSPPLNFNFEDVPDTVKWVRTGSSEGWTPFINGQEVPESSKRDWAAAFEFLALKSSWRPTF, from the exons ATGGCAATCTCTGCATTGGGTGGAAATAGTCATCCCACGTCGAACGGGTCGGATCCATCGGAACCCGGTCAAGTGCACGGAACCCTAACCAGCTCACTGACGGACCGCCTGTGTCGCTTAATCGAGACAAACGCGGAAGCTCAAACTGTCAAAGGAAAGCGAGAAGACAACCTTAAAACAGCGTCATATGCGCCTCAAGCATCGGAAGACAATCACAAAAATCTAGTCGATCCGCCGGAGGATCCCCTGTTGAAATCCAGCTGCTTTATCGAGACCAACGTGGTCAGAAATGGAGAAACACTGATCGGAGCTGAAACTGTCGATCTCCAAACGGCGTCGCACGCGTCTCAATCATGCGGCGTCGGTGCGCCTGACGGCGATTCAAATTGGGCAGGGGAGGTGAGGCCGTCATTGGACAATTCTGCGTCTCAATCGGAGTCTCAGCCGCGGCGAGGGAGGAAGAGAGCTTCGGAGGCGACAGCGAGTATGGCTTCAGTGGAAAGGGAGGACTGGTTGCCGCCGGGTTGGATTGTGGAGGGCAGGGTTCGAAGCTCTGGTGCTTCTGCTGGATCGAGAGATAAG TATTTTATAGAACCAATCACAGGCCGGCGATTCAGATCCAAGAAAGAGGTGCGGTACTATCTTGAAACAGGAGAGGTTCgaaagaaaccaaagaaaaatcctGATAAC TCTCCAGAGAAGGGAACAAAGAGTCCTCCCTTGAACTTTAATTTTGAAGATGTGCCAGACACTGTCAAATGGGTCCGGACTGGTTCATCTGAAGGTTGGACTCCTTTTATTAATGGCCAAGAGGTTCCCGAATCCAGCAAGCGAGACTGGGCTGCTGCTTTCGAGTTCCTTGCATTGAAAAGTAGCTGGCGCCCAACATTTTGA